A genome region from Cerasicoccus sp. TK19100 includes the following:
- the atpD gene encoding F0F1 ATP synthase subunit beta encodes MANIGKIVQILGAVVDVQFTEGNVPEIFNALHIDFTVQGKETRLTIEVQQHLGEGAVRAVAMSSTEGLVRGMDVTDTGSPITVPVGEPVLGRIFNVTGDTVDERGPCVTEKRYPIHRQPPALVDQDVEANILETGIKVIDLICPFIKGGKVGAFGGAGVGKTVVIMELINNIAKAHGGYSVFAGVGERSREGNDLYWEMSEGGVINQDDLSKSKVALVYGQMNEPPGARMRVALSGLAMAEYFRDEKNQDVLLFVDNIFRFSQAGSEVSALLGRSPSAVGYQPTLAQEMGILQERITSTKKGSITSFQAVYVPADDLTDPAPANTFAHLDSTIVLERRIAELGIYPAVDPLASVSNALAPDIVGEEHFAVARGVQQVLQRYKDLQDIIAILGLDELSEEDKQVVFRARKIQKFLSQPFHVAEIFTGFPGVYVPVAETIKGFKMILDGELDHVNENDFYMKAGIDSVLEKAKA; translated from the coding sequence ATGGCTAACATCGGTAAAATCGTCCAAATCCTCGGCGCCGTCGTAGACGTGCAGTTCACAGAGGGCAATGTCCCCGAAATCTTTAACGCACTGCACATCGACTTCACGGTGCAGGGCAAAGAGACCCGCCTGACGATCGAGGTGCAGCAGCACCTGGGTGAAGGCGCTGTCCGCGCGGTTGCGATGAGCTCCACTGAGGGCCTCGTTCGCGGCATGGATGTCACCGACACCGGCAGCCCGATCACCGTTCCCGTTGGTGAGCCCGTTCTGGGCCGCATCTTCAACGTCACCGGCGACACCGTGGACGAGCGCGGACCTTGCGTCACGGAGAAGCGTTACCCGATTCACCGCCAGCCGCCAGCGCTCGTCGACCAAGACGTGGAAGCGAACATCCTTGAGACCGGCATTAAGGTTATCGACCTCATCTGCCCCTTCATTAAAGGTGGTAAGGTTGGCGCTTTCGGTGGTGCTGGTGTTGGTAAGACCGTGGTCATCATGGAGCTCATTAACAACATCGCTAAGGCGCACGGTGGTTACTCCGTGTTCGCTGGTGTGGGTGAGCGTTCCCGCGAAGGTAATGACCTTTACTGGGAAATGTCCGAAGGTGGCGTTATCAACCAAGACGATCTTTCCAAGTCCAAGGTGGCCCTCGTTTACGGTCAGATGAACGAACCGCCCGGCGCACGTATGCGTGTGGCGCTGTCTGGTCTGGCCATGGCCGAATACTTCCGTGACGAAAAGAACCAGGACGTGCTCCTGTTCGTCGACAACATCTTCCGCTTCTCGCAGGCCGGTTCCGAGGTGTCCGCGCTGCTCGGTCGCTCGCCGTCTGCGGTGGGTTACCAGCCGACGCTGGCTCAGGAAATGGGCATCCTCCAGGAGCGTATTACCTCCACCAAGAAGGGTTCGATTACGTCCTTCCAAGCCGTTTACGTTCCGGCGGACGACTTGACTGACCCGGCTCCGGCGAACACCTTTGCTCACCTGGACTCCACCATCGTTCTTGAGCGCCGTATTGCCGAGCTCGGCATTTACCCGGCGGTTGACCCGCTGGCATCGGTGTCCAACGCGTTGGCTCCGGACATCGTGGGCGAAGAGCACTTCGCAGTGGCCCGTGGCGTTCAGCAGGTGTTGCAGCGCTACAAGGACCTGCAGGACATCATCGCGATTCTCGGCCTCGACGAGCTTTCCGAAGAAGACAAGCAAGTCGTCTTCCGCGCTCGTAAGATCCAGAAGTTCCTGTCTCAGCCGTTCCACGTGGCGGAAATCTTCACTGGCTTCCCCGGCGTTTACGTTCCGGTTGCCGAAACCATCAAGGGCTTCAAGATGATCCTCGATGGTGAGCTCGACCACGTGAACGAAAATGACTTTTACATGAAGGCCGGCATCGACTCCGTCCTCGAAAAGGCGAAGGCCTAA
- the atpG gene encoding ATP synthase F1 subunit gamma, producing the protein MPSTKEIRGRIKSVKNTSQITRAMQLVAASKMKKAQDAATAGRAYAVLLAEILESVAGQEIAQNHPLLQKREVKRRGILVIGTDKGLCGPLNGNLFKEIMAIKDDAVYIAIGKKATQFLSRTKRPLMADFPLSDKVTYAEVRAIVNYMLELYEEGKIDTIEILYSAFINTLLQQPTLMPIVPMTDIHDLIEDVKKRNKIELSDTSSDDREMIFEPSPNEILEELPALYVKQLIFQSLLGAKASEHSARMVAMKSATDNAKNLVSDLTLEYNKARQAAITQEILEIAAATQFN; encoded by the coding sequence ATGCCCTCAACCAAGGAAATTCGCGGCCGCATTAAGTCGGTCAAGAACACATCGCAGATTACCCGCGCGATGCAGCTCGTGGCGGCGTCGAAGATGAAGAAGGCGCAGGATGCAGCCACGGCTGGCCGCGCCTATGCCGTGCTGCTCGCTGAGATTCTTGAGTCCGTCGCCGGTCAGGAAATTGCCCAGAATCACCCGCTCTTGCAAAAGCGCGAAGTGAAGCGCCGCGGCATCCTCGTTATCGGCACCGACAAGGGCCTTTGCGGACCGCTCAACGGTAACCTCTTCAAGGAGATCATGGCCATCAAGGACGATGCGGTTTACATCGCCATCGGCAAGAAGGCCACGCAGTTCCTCTCGCGCACCAAGCGCCCGCTGATGGCGGACTTCCCGCTCTCGGACAAGGTGACCTACGCCGAAGTCCGCGCGATTGTGAACTACATGCTCGAGCTCTACGAAGAGGGCAAGATCGACACCATCGAGATCCTTTACAGCGCATTCATCAACACCCTCTTGCAGCAGCCAACGCTGATGCCGATCGTGCCGATGACTGACATCCACGACCTCATTGAGGACGTCAAGAAGCGCAACAAGATCGAGCTATCCGACACCAGCTCGGATGACCGCGAAATGATTTTCGAGCCCAGCCCGAACGAGATTCTCGAAGAGCTGCCGGCTCTCTACGTCAAGCAGCTCATTTTCCAGAGTCTGCTCGGTGCCAAGGCCTCCGAACACAGCGCCCGTATGGTGGCGATGAAGTCGGCGACCGACAACGCCAAGAACCTCGTCAGCGACCTGACCCTCGAATACAATAAAGCCCGCCAGGCTGCTATTACCCAGGAAATTCTGGAAATCGCCGCCGCTACGCAATTCAACTAA
- the atpC gene encoding ATP synthase F1 subunit epsilon, which produces MALKLEIVTPEKIVYSKSVDEVVLPTKQGEIDILPGHQPLLTVVEGGEVTAKGGSVEHLAIDQGFARVQNDTISILTEAAIDIEKIDINLVEEAQKRAEAALQKAKDENVDPAQIEELERVVRFAVIQKLAKKKNY; this is translated from the coding sequence ATGGCTCTTAAACTCGAAATCGTCACGCCCGAAAAGATCGTCTACAGCAAGTCGGTCGATGAGGTGGTCCTGCCGACCAAGCAGGGCGAAATCGACATCCTGCCCGGGCACCAACCGCTCTTGACTGTTGTCGAAGGCGGCGAAGTGACCGCAAAAGGTGGTTCCGTTGAACACCTCGCCATTGACCAGGGCTTTGCCCGTGTGCAGAACGACACGATCTCCATCCTAACCGAAGCCGCCATCGACATCGAGAAGATCGATATCAACCTGGTGGAAGAGGCGCAGAAGCGTGCGGAGGCAGCCCTGCAGAAGGCCAAGGACGAGAATGTCGACCCGGCGCAGATCGAAGAACTCGAGCGCGTGGTCCGCTTCGCAGTTATTCAAAAGCTGGCGAAAAAGAAGAACTACTAG
- a CDS encoding PstS family phosphate ABC transporter substrate-binding protein, producing the protein MRNFIPFIALLTPLCSMAEWTVVGSDLLAPAVLPVVEGYAQHNDLSISTEFIGSVPGKENLKSGDADLAVLAAPDETHLPDSTKFKAIPIAYEVAYIVVEKFNPLTEISTSQLAGIYGASQEKFNRWGELNLQGPIAQRSILPLALDNDGTIVLELFKFEVLNSGSLKANVNRVNNNLQLMEMIASDSGSIGISNQVLLGEKVRALSVSGDDEFAFGPTPENVHYGEYPLRLSYYLVFPINKQAELKPLLRSLLGDDLAERLDDEGFVPLPENVRKRMLVELDKGS; encoded by the coding sequence ATGCGAAATTTTATCCCTTTCATCGCCCTGCTGACGCCACTCTGCTCAATGGCTGAGTGGACGGTGGTGGGCTCCGACCTGCTAGCTCCCGCCGTTCTGCCCGTCGTTGAGGGATACGCTCAGCATAACGACCTGAGCATAAGCACGGAATTTATCGGCTCTGTCCCCGGCAAAGAGAACCTCAAAAGCGGTGATGCAGATCTAGCCGTGCTTGCCGCACCGGATGAGACGCACTTGCCGGATAGCACGAAATTCAAGGCTATCCCCATCGCCTACGAGGTAGCCTACATTGTGGTGGAGAAGTTCAATCCACTTACGGAGATTTCCACTTCTCAGCTGGCCGGTATTTACGGGGCTTCCCAGGAGAAGTTTAACCGCTGGGGCGAACTCAACCTACAGGGGCCGATCGCTCAGCGCTCCATCCTGCCACTGGCTCTGGATAACGATGGAACGATCGTGCTGGAGCTTTTCAAATTTGAGGTGCTCAACAGCGGATCGCTTAAGGCTAATGTGAACCGCGTAAACAACAACCTGCAGTTAATGGAGATGATTGCCAGCGACAGCGGCTCGATCGGCATCTCCAACCAAGTCCTCCTTGGGGAGAAGGTGCGAGCGCTGTCGGTATCCGGTGATGACGAGTTTGCATTCGGCCCAACTCCGGAAAATGTGCACTATGGGGAGTATCCGCTGCGTTTGAGCTATTACTTGGTTTTTCCGATTAACAAACAGGCAGAATTAAAACCACTTTTGCGCAGTTTACTGGGCGATGATCTTGCGGAACGCCTTGATGATGAGGGATTTGTTCCACTTCCAGAAAATGTTCGAAAAAGAATGCTCGTAGAGCTTGACAAAGGCTCTTGA